In one Mucilaginibacter ginsenosidivorax genomic region, the following are encoded:
- a CDS encoding AraC family transcriptional regulator, with protein MNKTNSIPNIDFEGPQKIGFEILSIDSRDALKMKYLKVPHRASFYCVLWLIEGAITHLVDFKPIHLVEDSLLFVRKDAVQYFNHSDTYKFRILLFTEAFFCKSEGDVTFLQNSLLFSDSKASGQQSVGRMSKPLRELWQEMEKEFLLPDEQFQSDILRNYLANLIFLAQRVTWPELPVIGPAKSGGNLIVEFRELLEQHFREEQNVKFYAQKLAVTEKYLSRLTARATGRSTKALINERLMLEAKRMLIYSDVSSKTIAFDLGFGEPTNFTKFFKKQEGTTPAAFRDKFPLAG; from the coding sequence TTGAACAAAACAAATAGTATACCCAATATCGATTTTGAAGGGCCTCAAAAAATAGGATTTGAGATTCTAAGTATCGATAGCCGTGATGCTCTTAAAATGAAGTATTTGAAGGTTCCTCACCGCGCCTCTTTTTACTGTGTTTTATGGCTAATCGAAGGAGCTATAACTCATCTTGTGGACTTCAAACCAATTCATCTTGTTGAAGATTCCCTACTATTTGTAAGAAAAGATGCTGTGCAGTATTTTAATCATAGCGACACTTATAAATTCCGCATCCTCTTGTTTACCGAAGCTTTTTTTTGCAAAAGCGAGGGTGATGTTACCTTTTTGCAGAATTCGCTACTCTTTAGTGATTCTAAAGCCAGCGGGCAACAGAGCGTTGGTCGAATGTCTAAGCCGCTCCGGGAACTGTGGCAGGAAATGGAGAAAGAGTTCTTGCTGCCGGATGAGCAGTTTCAATCAGATATTCTAAGAAATTACCTTGCAAACTTGATTTTTCTCGCCCAGCGCGTGACCTGGCCTGAATTGCCTGTAATTGGGCCGGCGAAATCCGGCGGCAACCTAATAGTCGAATTTAGAGAATTATTAGAACAGCATTTTCGGGAAGAGCAAAATGTTAAGTTTTACGCGCAAAAATTGGCAGTAACTGAAAAGTACCTCTCCAGATTGACTGCGAGGGCTACCGGTCGAAGTACAAAAGCTTTGATAAATGAACGTTTGATGCTTGAGGCAAAAAGGATGCTTATCTATTCTGACGTGTCAAGTAAGACCATCGCATTTGATCTCGGGTTTGGAGAACCAACAAACTTTACTAAATTCTTTAAAAAACAAGAGGGTACCACTCCCGCTGCATTTCGTGATAAATTTCCGCTTGCAGGTTAA
- a CDS encoding alpha/beta fold hydrolase, producing the protein MYYTVNNVKLYVKDEGEGSLALLFLNFWGGSTETWNGVTTQLKDNFRCINYDHRGWGQSEKPETGYDIASLAEDALALIATLNLDDYVIVGHSMGGKVAQYIAARKPAGLRKLILVAPSPSVPTVMPPERYEGMKRAYTSIEGINATIDNVFKASDIKPEIRAQLVHDMQSHNESSRIGWPTIALIEDVSAGVDGIEVPTLIIAGENDIVDPPERLAIEVEAVIAGSKLVIVEDAGHLSMLQQPDCVAELIGHFAKANLQEQL; encoded by the coding sequence ATGTACTACACAGTAAACAACGTAAAACTTTACGTAAAGGACGAAGGCGAGGGAAGCCTGGCCTTGTTATTTTTGAACTTCTGGGGAGGATCGACAGAAACCTGGAATGGAGTAACAACCCAACTAAAAGACAATTTCCGCTGCATCAATTATGATCATCGCGGCTGGGGACAGTCTGAAAAACCGGAAACGGGTTATGACATCGCTTCATTGGCTGAAGATGCGCTCGCATTAATAGCAACTTTGAATCTTGACGATTATGTTATTGTAGGCCATTCAATGGGCGGCAAGGTGGCTCAATATATTGCAGCACGGAAACCTGCTGGTTTACGTAAACTAATTTTAGTTGCACCATCCCCATCAGTTCCAACCGTAATGCCTCCGGAGAGGTATGAAGGCATGAAACGTGCTTACACCTCCATAGAGGGCATTAATGCGACCATTGACAATGTCTTTAAGGCATCCGATATCAAACCTGAAATCAGGGCTCAATTAGTTCATGATATGCAAAGCCACAATGAAAGCTCAAGAATAGGCTGGCCTACAATTGCTCTGATTGAGGATGTGTCTGCCGGAGTAGATGGGATTGAAGTTCCTACGCTGATCATTGCCGGAGAAAATGACATTGTCGATCCACCGGAAAGATTGGCTATAGAAGTTGAAGCCGTAATAGCCGGTTCTAAATTGGTAATTGTCGAAGATGCGGGGCACCTGAGCATGTTACAACAACCTGATTGCGTTGCTGAACTCATCGGTCACTTTGCTAAGGCTAACCTTCAGGAACAATTATGA
- a CDS encoding HD domain-containing protein → MKRSKVGTYEWSLSTDTSLNLKESIALFGQLVAAQLFDALNAAGNKLGLNRNKMARVDASKIIIPDSKIAKETFEYASELYDLPLLNHCIRTYLWGVLLGQYDNVHPDLEFLYVSGLLHDIGLSKVHEHKIGSCCFAITGAGQAKAFVEQKGWMPERSIALFNAIGMHLNPMVSKTDGLEGFLLKSGAFMDLLGGGHTKIPLSEKTKIIHEYPRLKFNEDILDVKHLPNSRGAFFAKFGAEKLSKKNPLNQLEHVDLSNK, encoded by the coding sequence ATGAAGCGCTCGAAGGTAGGCACCTATGAATGGAGTTTGTCGACGGACACCTCATTAAATTTAAAAGAGAGCATCGCATTGTTTGGTCAGCTGGTAGCTGCCCAACTCTTCGATGCTCTCAATGCGGCTGGGAATAAATTGGGCTTGAATAGAAATAAAATGGCCCGGGTTGATGCCAGCAAGATTATTATACCTGATTCAAAAATCGCTAAAGAAACGTTTGAATATGCTTCTGAGTTGTATGATCTGCCATTACTCAATCATTGTATTAGGACCTATCTGTGGGGTGTTTTGTTAGGGCAATATGATAATGTGCATCCGGATTTAGAATTTCTATATGTTAGCGGATTATTACATGATATCGGATTATCCAAAGTTCATGAGCACAAGATTGGATCATGTTGTTTTGCGATCACTGGTGCCGGCCAGGCAAAAGCATTTGTTGAACAAAAAGGCTGGATGCCAGAACGCTCCATTGCTTTGTTTAATGCCATAGGAATGCACTTGAATCCAATGGTTAGTAAAACAGATGGACTGGAAGGATTTTTATTGAAAAGCGGAGCCTTTATGGATCTCTTAGGAGGTGGACATACCAAGATACCTCTGTCGGAAAAAACAAAGATCATTCACGAGTACCCCCGGTTGAAATTCAATGAGGACATTTTGGATGTGAAACATTTGCCCAATTCAAGGGGAGCATTTTTCGCCAAATTTGGGGCGGAGAAGTTGAGCAAGAAGAACCCGTTGAATCAACTGGAACATGTTGATCTTTCAAATAAATAA